The following proteins are encoded in a genomic region of Coffea eugenioides isolate CCC68of chromosome 6, Ceug_1.0, whole genome shotgun sequence:
- the LOC113773046 gene encoding uncharacterized protein LOC113773046 has translation MEQSGAMSKMERRIQQLESIQQGRSQGQSSPSQQRSTSQSSNAILRPIKVGDKVTIRSMVDSNKICAIGVVRNLDRTAEVGDTPLGSHWCEIHVNVPVENDEELMRPYHNFRKIGDAIGVAIAWPINLVNLEEN, from the exons ATGGAACAAAGCGGTGCGATGTCAAAAATGGAGCGAAGAATTCAGCAACTAGAATCAATTCAACAAGGAAGATCACAAGGACAAAGTTCGCCATCTCAGCAAAGATCTACTTCACAATCGTCAAATGCTATTCTTCGGCCAATAAAG GTTGGGGACAAAGTTACAATAAGAAGCATGGTTGATTCGAACAAAATTTGTGCTATTGGAGTGGTTAGAAATTTGGATCGGACTGCTGAAGTTGGTGACACACCTTTGGGATCACATTGGTGTGAAATCCATGTGAATGTGCCTGTGGAGAATGATGAAGAGCTAATGAGGCCATATCATAATTTTCGCAAGATTGGAGATGCAATTGGAGTAGCTATTGCTTGGCCAATAAACCTG GTGAATCTTGAAGAAAACTAA